The following coding sequences are from one Streptomyces sp. NBC_01294 window:
- a CDS encoding SRPBCC family protein, with translation MTQDGSLRLRMVRVLPAAPGVVFEALTEPGELAKWWGPDGFVVPRVESDLRPGGAYRIEMQPPEGASFFLAGEFLEVDPPALLAYTFRWEDPDPDDRETTVSLELRGDGAGSTRLVFVQGDFATEGRLALHDEGWTQGFDKLEGLLRRR, from the coding sequence ATGACGCAGGACGGATCGCTCAGGCTCCGGATGGTGCGGGTGTTGCCCGCGGCGCCCGGGGTGGTGTTCGAGGCCTTGACCGAGCCCGGGGAGCTGGCGAAGTGGTGGGGGCCCGACGGGTTCGTCGTTCCCCGGGTGGAGAGTGATCTGCGGCCCGGTGGGGCCTATCGGATCGAGATGCAGCCGCCCGAAGGGGCTTCGTTCTTCCTCGCCGGCGAGTTCCTGGAGGTGGACCCGCCCGCCCTGCTGGCGTACACCTTCCGCTGGGAGGATCCCGACCCCGACGACCGGGAGACGACCGTGAGCCTGGAGCTGCGCGGCGACGGCGCCGGTTCGACGCGGCTCGTGTTCGTGCAGGGCGACTTCGCCACCGAGGGGCGGCTCGCCCTGCACGACGAGGGCTGGACCCAGGGCTTCGACAAGCTCGAAGGCCTGCTGAGGCGTCGATGA
- a CDS encoding very short patch repair endonuclease, with amino-acid sequence MEKLATTVTVRTRMSRQKSRDTGVEVALRKALHAKGARYRIHRKPVKGVRREADIVFGPARVAVFVDGCFWHGCPVHATWPKNNAEFWRAKIEGNRSRDLDTDARLAEAGWLAVRVWEHEQADEAAARVLAVVASRRASAGPKARNKGSISNI; translated from the coding sequence GTGGAGAAATTGGCAACGACGGTCACCGTGCGTACTCGGATGAGTCGCCAGAAGAGCCGTGACACAGGCGTGGAGGTTGCATTGCGCAAGGCGCTGCACGCCAAGGGGGCTCGGTATCGGATCCACCGAAAGCCGGTGAAGGGCGTGAGGCGCGAGGCCGACATCGTGTTCGGACCCGCGCGTGTGGCGGTGTTCGTGGACGGCTGTTTCTGGCACGGCTGCCCCGTGCACGCTACGTGGCCGAAGAACAACGCCGAGTTCTGGCGCGCCAAGATCGAGGGGAATCGGAGTCGGGACCTGGACACGGACGCCCGGTTGGCCGAGGCGGGATGGCTGGCCGTGCGCGTCTGGGAGCACGAGCAGGCGGACGAGGCGGCGGCACGCGTGCTGGCCGTCGTTGCGAGTCGTCGCGCGAGCGCAGGTCCCAAGGCCCGAAACAAGGGATCCATCTCGAATATTTGA
- a CDS encoding GNAT family N-acetyltransferase, with protein MICYGPAVLDLSDELADTYSEVFSAPPWNEDEETIRLFTARLQADSRRTGFRTAFAQSAVGIDGFATAWLTPKTFPTDRAYGQVAAQLGRKRVRELLIGALEIDELAVRPHARGHGTGRALLAEITADAPDARAWLLTARVATDTVATYRRLGWHEVTPLPGTQNGVVVFLAPNHPSA; from the coding sequence GTGATCTGTTATGGACCGGCCGTCCTGGACCTGTCGGACGAACTGGCCGACACCTACAGCGAAGTGTTCTCCGCTCCGCCGTGGAACGAAGACGAAGAAACCATTCGCCTCTTCACCGCCAGGCTGCAGGCCGACAGCCGCCGCACCGGATTCCGGACCGCCTTCGCGCAGTCGGCCGTCGGCATCGACGGATTCGCCACCGCCTGGCTGACGCCCAAGACCTTCCCCACGGACCGTGCGTACGGACAGGTCGCCGCCCAGCTCGGCCGCAAGCGCGTACGGGAACTGCTCATCGGCGCCCTGGAGATCGACGAGCTCGCTGTCCGCCCGCACGCCCGCGGGCACGGCACCGGGCGCGCCCTGCTCGCCGAGATCACCGCCGACGCCCCGGACGCGCGCGCCTGGCTGCTCACCGCCCGCGTGGCCACCGACACCGTCGCCACCTACCGCCGGCTCGGCTGGCACGAGGTCACCCCGCTGCCCGGGACGCAGAACGGCGTCGTCGTCTTCCTCGCCCCGAACCACCCCTCGGCCTGA